One Littorina saxatilis isolate snail1 linkage group LG14, US_GU_Lsax_2.0, whole genome shotgun sequence genomic region harbors:
- the LOC138947405 gene encoding heterogeneous nuclear ribonucleoprotein A3-like, protein MPFHQNYGPGPRPNRSRYDDPSNPNSEQFRKLFIGGLSYETDEKGLKGHFETYGEITDCIVMRDPQTKRSRGFGFITYKEAPQLDEAQKNRPHKIDGREVETKRAMPRDDPSNQQSVTKMFIGGLKDDTTEEMIREVFPGKIEMVEMIKDKTTGKSRGFCFVTFDDYDTVDKHVLKRHFDLNGRRVEVKKAVSKNEMIGGYSGGGRGGYGGRGEMGYGPGYGMGGGMGYGPGPSRGGYGGGNYGGPGSYGSGGYANQGGWNQGGYADYGYNNQGGGWGGPNYNYSGPMKG, encoded by the exons ATGCCG TTCCATCAGAACTATGGTCCCGGACCTCGCCCCAACAGGTCCCGCTATGACGACCCTAGCAACCCCAACTCGGAGCAGTTCCGCAAACTGTTCATCGGTGGCCTGAGCTACGAGACGGACGAGAAAGGGTTGAAAGGTCACTTCGAAACGTATGGAGAAATCACAGATTGCATTGTGATGAGAGACCCTCAGACTAAAAG GTCTCGTGGGTTTGGGTTCATCACGTACAAAGAAGCGCCTCAGCTGGATGAGGCCCAGAAGAACCGTCCCCACAAGATTGATGGCAGGGAAGTTGAGACCAAGAGAGCCATGCCCAGAGAT GACCCTAGCAACCAGCAGTCGGTGACCAAGATGTTCATTGGCGGCCTGAAGGACGATACGACGGAGGAGATGATCCGCGAGGTTTTCCCTGGCAAGATCGAGATGGTGGAGATGATCAAGGACAAGACCACCGGCAAGTCGCGAGGATTCTGCTTCGTCACATTCGACGACTACGACACTGTGGATAAGCATGTCT TGAAAAGACACTTTGATCTCAACGGAAGACGAGTGGAGGTGAAGAAGGCTGTATCCAAGAACGAAATGATTGGAGGATATA GtggaggaggaagggggggatatGGTG GCCGTGGAGAAATGGGTTATGGACCTGGCTACGGAATGGGAGGTGGTATGGGCTATGGACCTGGACCTTCCAGAG GTGGCTATGGAGGCGGTAACTACGGTGGCCCTGGCAGCTACGGCAGCGGTGGCTATGCAAACCAGGGCGGGTGGAACCAGGGCGGCTATGCCGACTATGGCTACAACAACCAGG GTGGTGGTTGGGGCGGACCAAACTACAACTACAGTGGACCAATGAAGGGATGA